agccagccaaccgggcagctacccagccgggcagccagccaggcGGGCAGCCAGCCAACCGGGCAGCgagccagccgggcagctacccagACGAGCACCCAGCAAGCAGAGCAGCCAGCCATCCTGGCAGTcacccagccagacagccagccatCCGGGcaaccagccagccgggcagccagccagcagggcagccagccagccgggcagccagccaggcGGGCAGCCAGCCAACCGGGCAGCgagccagccgggcagctacccagACGAGCACCCAGCAAgcagggcagccagccagccaggcagccacccagccgggcagctaTCCAGACGGGCAGCCACCAacagggcagccagccagccgggcagccagcctgccgggcagccaaccagccggCAGCTACTCAGCCGGGCAcccacccagccgggcagccagccagccgggcagccagccagccgggcagccaatcAGCCGGGCAGCTACTCAGCCGGCCagccacccagccgggcagccagtcagccgggcagccagccagccgggaacccaaccagccgggcagctaaccagccgggcagctacccagccgggcaTCCAGCCAGCCGGACAGCCAggcagccaaccagccgggcagccagtaAGCaggacagccagccagccgggcagctacccagccgggTAGCCAGCCAgtcgggcagccagccagccgggcagccagccagccaggcagccaccctgccgggcagccaaccagccgggcagctacTCAGACGGGAAGCCACCCAGCCGAACAGCCAGTCAGCCGGCCAGCCGGCCAAcgggcagccaaccagccgggcaaccagccagccgggcagctacccagccgggcagccagccagccgggcaacCAGCCAGCCGGAAAGCTACCCAGCAGGGTAGCCAGtcagccgggcagctacccagccgggaagccagccagccgggcagccaaccagccgggcagccagccagccgggcagctactcagccgggcagccagccagccgggcagccagccagccgggcagcgaGCCAGCCGGGAAGCCAACCAGCCGggtagccagccagccgggcagccagccagccgggcagcgaGCCAGCCGGGAagccaaccagccgggcagccagcctgcCGGGCAGCTactcagccgggcagccagccagccgggcagccagccagccgggcagcgaGCCAGCCGGGAagccacccagccgggcagccagccagccgggcagctacccagccgggcagccacccagccggacagccagccagccgggcagccaaccagccgggcagccacccaGCAGGGTAGCTACCCaaccgggcagccagccagccaggcagccagccagccgggcagccagccagccgggcagccagccagccgggcagccagccagccgggcagccagcctgccgggcagccaaccagctGGGCAGCTACTCAGCCGGGCagccacccagccgggcagccagtcagccgggcagccagccagccgggcagacAGCCTGCCGAACAGCCAgtcagccgggcagccaaccagccgggcagccagccagcagggcagccagccagccgggcagctacccagccgggcagccagccagccaggcagccagccagccgggcagccagccagccgagcagccagccagcagggcagctacccagccgggcagcaAGCCAGCCGGGCAGTCAGCCAGCCGGGTAGTTactcagccgggcagccagccacccgggcagccaaccagccgggcagccGGCCAGCCATgcagctacccagccgggcagccagccaggcgggcagccagccagccgggcagccagccagctggacagccagccagccgggcagctacccagccgggcagccagccagccgggcagccagccagccaaacaggcagccagccgggcagccaaccagccgggcagccaaccagccgggcagccagccagcagggcagccagccagccgggcagcaagccagccgggcagccagccagccgggcagccagccagccaggcagtcagccagccgggcagttactcagccgggcagccagccagccgggcagcaaGCCAGCCGTgcagctacccagccgggcaaccagccagccagcagggTAGCCAGCCACCCGAGCAGCTACCCAGCCGggaagccagccagccgggcagccagccagccgggcagcgacacagccgggcagccagtcagccgggcagccagccagccgggcagccagccagccgggcagccaaccagccgggcagccagccagccgggcagctacccagccgggcagccagccagccgggcagccagccagccgggcagccaaccagccgggcagccagccagcagggcagccagccagccgggcagctacccagccgggcagccagccagccaggcagccagccagccgggcagccaaccagccgggcagccagccgggcagccagccagccgggcagccacccTGCCGGGCAGCCagtcagccgggcagccagccagccgggcagccagcctgcCGAACAGCCAGTCAGCCGAGcagccaaccagccgggcagccagtcagcagggcagccagccagccgggcagctacccagccgggcagccagacAGCCGGGCAACCAGCCAGCCGAACaggcagccagccgggcagccagccagccgggcagccaaccagctGAACAGCCAGCCAacagggcagccagccagccgggcagctacccagcggggcagccagccagccaggcagccagccagccgggcagccagtcagccgggcagccagccagccgggcagctacccagccgggcagccagccagccgggcagccagccagccgggcagccagccagccgggcagctacccagccgggcagccagccagccgggcagtcagccagcagggcagccagccagccgggcagctacccagccgggcagccagccagcagggCAGCAAActagccgggcagccagccagctggGCAGCCAGCCTGCCGGGCAGCCAGTCAGCTGGACAGCTAGCCAGCAGggtagccagccagccgggcagctacccagccgggcagctacccagcTGGGGAGCCAGCCAgctgggcagccagccagccgggcagccacccaGCCGGGACGCTACTCAGCCGGGCagccacccagccgggcagcGACCCTGCCGGGCAGCCACCCAGCCTGGCAGCCAACCAGGCGGGCagtcagccagccgggcagctacccagcGGGGCAGCCAGCCAGTcggacagccagccagccgggcagccacccaGCCGGGCAGACAGCCAGCAGGGCAttcagccagccgggcagccagccagcagggcattcagccagccgggcagctacccagccgggcagccagccagccaggcagccagccagccgggcagccagccagcagggcagccagccagccgggcagctacccagccgggcagccagccagccgggcagccagccagccgggcagccagccagccgggcagccaaccagccgggcagccagcctgccgggcagccaaccagccggACAGCTACTCAGCCGGGCagccacccagccgggcagccagtcagccgggtagccagccagccgggcagccagcctaCCGAACAGCCAGTCAGCCGGGCAGTCGGCCggccgggcagccaaccagccgggcagccagccaccagggcagccagccagccgggcagccagccagccgggcagccaaccagctGGGCAGCCAACCAGCAGGGCTGCCAGCCAGCCGGACAGCTACCCAgcagggcagccagccagccaggcagccagccagccgggcagccagccagccgggcagccagccagcctggCAGcgacccagccgggcagccagccagccgggcagctagccagccgggcagccatccagacgggcagccagccagccgggcagttactcagccgggcagccagccagccgggcagccatcCAGCCGGGCAGCCGGCCAGCCGTgcagctacccagccgggcagccagccagccgaacagccagccagccgggcagccaaccagccgggcagccagggtagccagccagccgggcagcaagccagccgggcagccagccagccgggcagccacccagccgggcagccagccagccgggcagccagccagccgggcagccagccagccaaacaGGGAGCCAGCCGGTCAGCCAGTTAGCCGGGCAGCCAACCatccgggcagccagccagcagggcagccagctagccgggcagctacccagccgggcagccagccagccgggcagccagccagcagggcagttacccagccgggcagccagccagcagggcagccagccagccgggcagctactcagccgggcagccacccagccgggcagccagtcaGCCGGACAGCCAGCCAgtcgggcagccagccagccgggcagccagccagccgggcagccacccagccgggcagccagtcaGCCGGACAGCCAGCCAGTCGGGCagtcagccagccgggcagccagtcagccgggcagccagccagccgggctgctacccagccgggcagccagccagccgggcagccagccagccgggcagccagccagccgggcagccagccagccgggcagctacccagccgggcagccagccagccgggcagtcagccagcagggcagccagccagccgggcagctacccagccgggcagccagccagcagggCAGCAAActagccgggcagccagccagctggGCAGCCAGCCTGCCGGGCAGCCAGTCAGCTGGACAGCTAGCCAGCAGggtagccagccagccgggcagctacccagccgggcagccagccagctggGTAGCCAGCCAgctgggcagccagccagccgggcagccactcAGCCGGGACGCTACTCAGCCGGGCagccacccagccgggcagccacccagccgggcagccacccaGCCTGGCAGCCAACCaggcgggcagccagccagccgggcagttaCCCAGCTGGCCAGCCAGCCAGTcggacagccagccagccgggcagccaaccagccgggcagccagccagcagggcattcagccagccgggcagctacccagccgggcagccagccagccaggcagccagccagccgggcagccagccagcagggcagccagccagcagggcagctacccagccgggcagccagccagccaggcagccagccagccgggcagccagccagccgggcagccagccagccgggcagccaacaagccgggcagccaaccagccgggcagccacccagccgggcagccacccagccgggcagccacccagccgggcagccagtcagccgggcagccaaccagccgggcagccagcctgcCGAACAGCCAGTCAGCCGGGCAGTCGGCcggccgggcagccagccagcagggcagccagccagccgggcagccaaccagccgggcagccagccagcagggcagccagccagccgggcagctacccagccgggcagccagccagccgggcagccagccagcagggcagttacccagccgggcagccagccagccgggcagccagccagccgggcagctactcagccgggcagccacccagccgggcagccagtcaGCCGGACAGCCAGCCAGTCGGGCagtcagccagccgggcagccagccagccgggcagccaaccagccgggcagccagtcaGCCGGACAGCCAGCCAGTCGGGCagtcagccagccgggcagccacccagccgggcagccagccagccgggcagcaacccagccgggcagccagccagccgggcagccagccagccgggcagccagccagccgggcagccagccagccgggcagcgacccagccgggcagccagccagccgggcagtcaGCCAGCAGGGCaggcagccagccgggcagctacccagccgggcagccagccagcagggCAGCAAActagccgggcagccagccagctggGCAGCCAGCCTGCCGGGCAGCCAGTCAGCTGGACAGCTAGCCAGCAGggtagccagccagccgggcagctacccagccgggcagccagccagccgggcagccagccagccgggcagccagccagccgggcagccaaccagccgggACGCTACTCAGCCGGGCAGCCACCCAGCCGGACagccacccagccgggcagccacccaGCCTGGCAGCCAACCaggcgggcagccagccagccgggcagttaCCCAGCTGGCCAGCCAGCCAGTcggacagccagccagccgggcagccaaccagccgggcagccagccagcagggcagccagccagccgggcagcaacccagccgggcagccagccagccgggcagccagccagccgggcagccagccagcagggcagccagccagccgggcagcgacccagccgggcagccagccagccaggcagccagccagccgggcagccagccagccgggcagccagccagccgggcagccaacaagccgggcagccagcctgccgggcagccaaccagccggACAGCTACTCAGCCGGGCagccacccagccgggcagccagtcagccgggcagccaaccagccgggcagccagccagccgaacAGCCAGTCAGCCGGGCAGTCGGCCggccgggcagccaaccagccgggcagccagccaccagggcagccagccagccgggcagccagcaagccgggcagccaaccagctGGGCAGCCAACCAgcagggcagccagccagccggacAGCTACCCAgcagggcagccagccagccaggcagccagccagccgggcagccagccagccgggcagccagccagccaggcagctacccagccgggcagccagccagccgggcagcgagccag
The DNA window shown above is from Eriocheir sinensis breed Jianghai 21 chromosome 15, ASM2467909v1, whole genome shotgun sequence and carries:
- the LOC126998717 gene encoding hemoglobin and hemoglobin-haptoglobin-binding protein A-like, giving the protein MLDARRPTSRTATQPGSHPAGQPVSRAANQPGSQPAEQPSSKSSSSSSSSNGSSS